One window from the genome of Leptospira broomii serovar Hurstbridge str. 5399 encodes:
- the leuS gene encoding leucine--tRNA ligase translates to MDYPFREIEPKWQSFWEKNSSFKTDLRSSKPKFYCLDMFPYPSGAGLHVGHPEGYTATDIVSRFKRMKGFEVLHPMGWDAFGLPAERYAMQTGIHPAQTTKQNIDNFRRQIKLIGLSYDWDREISTTDPKYYKFTQWIFLKLYDTWYDFSAKKGRPIDELVERFATDGSSGFDDLEAFTASDWRRFSESERETILSKFRLVYQAEIPVNWCPGLGTVLANEEVEEWVGKGYEVVRKPMRQYMMRITAYAERLLEDLGLVSWPQSTLEMQKNWIGKSEGLELTFPFDPSTRSRFETAKSKLEKKLSVQKDFGYGGVRVYTTRPDTIFGVSYMALAPEHPLVDLISTEDQWAEVQEYKKSTSLKSDLDRTELSKEKSGVFTGAYVLNPADPSKKIPIWIGDYVLYGYGTGAIMAVPAHDQRDYEFAKAFGLEVLPVIEGEISQGAFDSKESKCINSSSSELNLDQSGYKEAFTKASEWAEKNRIGKRKTQFKLRDWLFARQRYWGEPIPLVHYPSGVTRAIDESELPLELPNLEEFKPSGTGESPLALAGDWLKYKDPKTGEIGVRETNTMPQWAGSCWYYLRYIDPSNPKGFVDSELEKEWMPVDLYVGGAEHAVLHLLYSRFWHKVLFDLGYVSTAEPFKKLVHQGLILGEDKRKMSKSLGNVINPDEVVQNYGADSLRLFEMFMGPFEMVKPWSTRGVDGVFRFLNRVWRLYHAGPNESFRLDDVDPNEDELRILNRTIKKIDDDILNFSFNTAISQLMIFVNEFTPSERRPRKILEIFLLLVAPFAPHIAEELWSLSGNKDSLTYETFPVADPKYLVDDEVLIVVQVNGKLRGEFKVPKEISQEEALKLAKSLEKIRPFLDGKQIRKEIYVPGKLVNLVVG, encoded by the coding sequence ATGGACTATCCGTTCAGGGAAATTGAACCAAAGTGGCAATCCTTCTGGGAGAAGAATTCTTCTTTCAAAACAGACCTTCGTTCCTCTAAGCCGAAATTCTATTGCTTGGATATGTTTCCTTATCCCTCAGGCGCGGGATTGCATGTTGGGCATCCGGAAGGATATACTGCTACCGATATTGTTTCCCGTTTTAAGAGGATGAAGGGTTTTGAGGTCCTTCATCCAATGGGCTGGGACGCCTTTGGATTACCTGCGGAACGTTACGCAATGCAAACCGGGATTCATCCGGCACAGACGACGAAGCAAAATATCGACAATTTTCGCCGCCAAATCAAATTAATCGGGCTTTCTTACGATTGGGATCGGGAAATATCCACGACCGATCCTAAATACTATAAGTTTACCCAATGGATCTTTCTAAAACTCTATGATACGTGGTATGATTTTTCCGCCAAAAAAGGAAGACCGATCGACGAGTTAGTGGAACGGTTTGCGACGGATGGATCTTCGGGATTCGACGATTTAGAAGCGTTTACCGCTTCGGATTGGCGACGATTTAGCGAGTCGGAACGCGAAACGATTCTCTCGAAGTTTCGTCTTGTTTATCAGGCCGAGATCCCCGTGAATTGGTGTCCCGGTTTGGGAACCGTTCTCGCCAACGAGGAAGTAGAGGAATGGGTCGGAAAGGGCTATGAAGTAGTTCGAAAACCGATGCGCCAATATATGATGCGAATTACGGCCTATGCCGAGCGTTTATTGGAGGATTTAGGTCTGGTCTCATGGCCTCAATCGACTCTGGAAATGCAAAAAAATTGGATCGGTAAAAGCGAAGGGCTGGAGCTTACGTTTCCATTCGATCCAAGCACAAGATCGAGATTCGAAACCGCCAAATCAAAGTTGGAAAAAAAGCTTTCGGTTCAAAAAGATTTTGGTTACGGCGGAGTTCGAGTCTATACCACCCGACCTGACACCATTTTCGGAGTCTCGTACATGGCTTTGGCTCCGGAACATCCACTTGTAGATTTGATTTCAACCGAGGATCAATGGGCGGAAGTTCAAGAGTATAAAAAATCCACCTCTCTTAAGAGCGATCTAGATAGAACCGAACTTTCGAAGGAAAAATCCGGCGTGTTTACCGGCGCCTATGTTCTAAACCCTGCCGATCCTTCCAAAAAAATTCCGATTTGGATCGGAGACTATGTTTTGTACGGATATGGAACTGGTGCGATTATGGCCGTTCCTGCTCACGATCAGCGGGATTACGAATTTGCAAAAGCATTTGGGCTGGAGGTTCTTCCAGTTATCGAAGGGGAGATTTCCCAAGGAGCCTTTGATTCAAAGGAATCCAAGTGTATTAACTCTTCTTCAAGCGAATTGAATCTTGATCAATCCGGATATAAAGAAGCATTTACCAAAGCTTCCGAATGGGCGGAAAAGAATCGAATCGGTAAGCGCAAAACGCAATTCAAGTTGAGAGATTGGTTGTTTGCCAGACAGAGATATTGGGGAGAACCGATTCCACTCGTACATTATCCTTCCGGAGTCACCCGCGCGATCGATGAGTCCGAACTTCCATTAGAACTTCCGAATTTAGAGGAATTTAAACCTTCCGGTACGGGCGAATCTCCGTTGGCTTTAGCCGGTGACTGGCTTAAATACAAGGATCCTAAAACGGGCGAAATCGGTGTTCGGGAAACGAATACTATGCCGCAATGGGCCGGATCTTGCTGGTACTATTTAAGGTACATCGATCCGAGTAATCCGAAAGGATTCGTGGATTCCGAATTGGAAAAAGAATGGATGCCGGTGGATCTTTATGTTGGCGGTGCGGAGCACGCGGTTCTGCATCTACTCTATTCCAGGTTTTGGCATAAGGTTCTCTTCGATCTAGGATACGTAAGCACGGCGGAGCCTTTCAAAAAATTGGTTCATCAAGGTCTGATCTTGGGAGAAGACAAGCGCAAGATGTCCAAATCGCTCGGAAACGTCATCAATCCCGACGAGGTTGTCCAAAATTACGGCGCCGACAGTTTGCGACTGTTCGAAATGTTTATGGGTCCCTTTGAAATGGTCAAACCGTGGAGCACACGGGGTGTCGACGGCGTCTTTAGGTTTCTCAATCGGGTTTGGAGATTGTATCACGCAGGTCCGAATGAATCATTTCGCTTAGACGACGTTGATCCGAACGAAGACGAGCTTCGTATATTGAATAGAACGATCAAGAAGATCGACGATGATATTCTTAATTTTTCCTTTAATACTGCGATTTCACAATTAATGATCTTCGTGAATGAATTCACCCCAAGCGAACGACGTCCTCGTAAAATCTTAGAAATTTTCCTGCTATTAGTCGCCCCGTTTGCTCCGCATATTGCAGAAGAGCTATGGTCGCTTAGCGGAAACAAAGACAGCCTGACCTACGAAACGTTTCCTGTTGCCGATCCGAAATATCTAGTCGATGATGAAGTTCTGATAGTCGTTCAAGTCAACGGAAAGCTTAGAGGCGAGTTTAAAGTCCCGAAAGAAATCAGCCAA
- a CDS encoding ABC transporter ATP-binding protein — translation MLSISKLNKSYTVAGEKFRVLADIEFEVKEGEFVAIVGPSGSGKSTLLAISAGLDKADSGNVILDGVSLMDKKEDELAKIRGEKIGFVFQNFQLIKTLNALENVSLPLALTTNLSEKEIQERAKFWLSKVGMEQRAYNFPSQLSGGEEQRVAIARSFIHEPKLLFADEPTANLDRKNGDRIMSLLKELNKTRKSTLLVVTHDPQVAALADRILEMRDGSVIINPKLGSKKTLRTAKKKTTSRKNK, via the coding sequence TTGTTATCAATATCCAAGTTAAACAAATCCTACACGGTCGCGGGAGAAAAATTCCGCGTACTAGCGGATATAGAATTCGAGGTGAAAGAAGGAGAATTCGTCGCGATCGTCGGTCCTTCCGGTTCGGGTAAATCGACTTTGTTAGCGATCTCGGCGGGATTAGATAAAGCCGATAGCGGGAACGTGATTTTAGACGGAGTATCGCTTATGGATAAGAAGGAAGATGAACTCGCAAAGATCAGAGGCGAGAAAATCGGATTCGTATTCCAAAACTTTCAATTGATCAAAACGTTAAACGCTTTGGAAAATGTATCTCTTCCACTTGCTTTGACAACAAACCTCTCCGAAAAGGAAATTCAGGAGCGGGCAAAATTTTGGTTATCGAAGGTGGGAATGGAACAAAGAGCTTATAATTTTCCGAGCCAACTATCCGGAGGAGAAGAGCAGAGAGTCGCTATCGCTCGCTCATTCATACACGAACCGAAACTATTATTTGCCGACGAACCCACGGCAAACCTGGACAGAAAAAACGGGGACAGAATCATGTCTTTATTAAAAGAACTGAATAAAACCCGGAAATCGACGTTATTAGTCGTCACTCATGACCCGCAGGTGGCTGCATTAGCGGATAGAATTTTAGAAATGCGGGACGGGTCCGTGATAATAAATCCAAAACTAGGTTCCAAGAAAACCCTACGTACGGCCAAAAAGAAGACTACATCCAGGAAAAATAAATGA
- a CDS encoding ABC transporter permease: MNRNFFIRAMLREIGSRKTSSLQVILAVALGTGAVLAVHSYREQLSKAILNEAKNILGADLIATSSSPLTDDQKAFLGRILPNGTKSSELVQFPSMLRNPETQDSALSLVKAIKGEYPYFGDIVTSPPGLYRKLKPGEVLLEESLIKNLKLKVGDSVQLGESVLRLKGQIIKEPGLAGSFMSMAPSSILHKNSLEATGLEQRGSRISYQNPILLPTLSDASVFKKSNFKEFAKNDLILYESTEANSGSQKFLANTLDFFSLLALCAFFLGGISILLSSRAGIRTKANALAIYKCLGASPNLVVTLVLGELLLLATIGAILGFVLGIFVQYQIPNLASKEFLFQPEMIPSAKTLLWGFVLAWVVPLASAWDSLAKTRTLSPLYALRTDFADELDSIPKFEIRQMISFITVYLVFFGLAWWETGDWIKGILLCSLLLFLPLLIYVGTLFIRKVLSFALNRFEFSPSIRMALRKLDRPRTGLSWVSVGLGSSLFVLLLSLFVSDSLLEYSGAKDKERRPNMFVLDIRPEQLDFFLQSASNHQADKLITSPIIGARLARINGEAIKKEELEESALRRDWRSTARTREYFLSYRETPYPTEKVSDGDFWRKGEEDQISVEKEFSKNLKVELGDKLTFSIGGVEVTGIIRNFRTVNWSDMRPNFVVIFSRGILEKAPKFFLSSFRIESPEERYSLQKELLSEFPNLTVIDTEKAVQSFLGILEKISFAIRWMTGLIVVSSLLLILASLELSRKERLEETSLLRILGGTKAFLGKYFLGEALVLSHAAFLLAFGLVWIASSLLSNFIFEIESTVPWLEVAITYFATNLSVVAMYFTTLRGEWDRSPTLYLKEV; encoded by the coding sequence ATGAATCGTAACTTCTTTATTCGCGCAATGCTTCGGGAGATCGGATCCCGAAAAACCTCTTCCCTTCAGGTAATCTTAGCGGTGGCTCTAGGTACCGGCGCGGTTCTCGCCGTCCACTCCTACCGGGAACAGCTTTCCAAAGCTATTTTAAACGAGGCTAAAAATATCCTAGGCGCGGATCTAATAGCAACCTCTAGCTCACCCCTTACTGACGATCAGAAGGCGTTTTTAGGCAGAATACTGCCTAATGGGACAAAATCTTCAGAACTAGTTCAATTCCCGTCCATGCTACGAAATCCTGAAACCCAGGATTCAGCCCTATCTCTAGTCAAAGCTATCAAAGGAGAATATCCGTATTTTGGCGATATCGTAACGTCTCCTCCCGGCTTATATAGGAAATTAAAACCTGGCGAAGTGTTATTGGAAGAAAGTTTAATCAAAAATCTTAAATTGAAGGTCGGGGATTCGGTACAATTAGGAGAATCAGTACTCCGACTCAAAGGGCAGATTATAAAGGAACCCGGACTCGCGGGAAGTTTTATGTCGATGGCACCAAGTAGCATTCTTCATAAGAATTCTTTGGAAGCGACCGGTCTTGAGCAGAGAGGATCTCGCATCAGCTATCAGAATCCGATATTGCTTCCGACTCTATCGGATGCATCCGTATTCAAAAAATCTAATTTTAAGGAATTTGCCAAAAACGATCTAATTCTCTACGAAAGCACCGAGGCAAATTCAGGCTCGCAAAAATTTTTAGCGAATACATTGGATTTCTTTTCATTACTTGCCCTTTGTGCTTTTTTTCTGGGTGGAATTTCGATTTTACTCTCTAGTCGTGCGGGAATCCGAACGAAAGCGAATGCCTTAGCGATTTACAAGTGCCTGGGAGCGAGTCCGAATTTAGTCGTCACGCTAGTTCTCGGAGAGCTATTACTATTAGCGACGATCGGTGCAATTTTAGGATTTGTATTGGGAATATTTGTGCAATATCAAATTCCGAATCTTGCCTCCAAAGAATTTCTCTTCCAACCCGAAATGATTCCGAGCGCCAAAACTCTGCTCTGGGGATTCGTTTTAGCTTGGGTTGTTCCGTTAGCTTCTGCTTGGGATTCCTTGGCAAAAACGAGAACACTAAGTCCTTTGTATGCGCTTCGCACCGATTTTGCCGATGAACTGGACTCAATTCCGAAATTCGAAATACGACAAATGATTTCTTTCATAACCGTATATCTTGTTTTTTTCGGCTTAGCCTGGTGGGAAACGGGAGATTGGATCAAAGGAATTCTTCTATGTAGCTTACTATTGTTTCTACCATTACTAATTTATGTTGGAACTTTATTTATCCGAAAAGTATTATCCTTTGCATTAAATAGGTTCGAATTCAGTCCGAGCATTCGTATGGCATTACGAAAATTAGATCGACCTCGAACAGGATTATCTTGGGTTTCAGTCGGGTTAGGTTCGTCTTTATTCGTTCTGTTACTCAGTTTGTTTGTAAGCGATAGTCTTCTTGAATATAGCGGCGCAAAAGATAAAGAAAGAAGACCTAATATGTTCGTTTTGGATATTCGGCCTGAGCAGCTCGATTTCTTTTTACAATCTGCTTCGAATCATCAAGCAGATAAGTTAATTACCTCCCCGATTATCGGAGCCCGACTCGCTCGAATCAACGGAGAAGCGATCAAAAAGGAGGAGTTAGAAGAATCTGCGCTTAGAAGGGATTGGAGATCGACTGCAAGGACTAGGGAATACTTTTTATCTTATCGCGAAACTCCGTATCCGACCGAGAAAGTTTCGGACGGTGATTTTTGGAGGAAGGGAGAAGAAGATCAAATCTCGGTGGAAAAAGAATTTTCCAAAAATCTAAAAGTCGAGTTAGGAGACAAACTAACTTTTTCCATCGGTGGTGTAGAAGTCACCGGAATCATACGTAATTTTAGGACCGTCAATTGGTCGGATATGCGACCTAACTTCGTCGTTATTTTTTCAAGAGGAATTTTGGAAAAGGCCCCTAAGTTTTTTCTGAGTTCGTTTAGAATCGAATCTCCCGAAGAAAGATATAGCCTTCAAAAGGAATTATTAAGTGAATTCCCGAATCTTACGGTTATCGATACTGAAAAAGCGGTTCAATCTTTCCTTGGTATTCTTGAAAAAATATCGTTTGCGATTCGATGGATGACAGGATTGATCGTTGTTTCTTCGTTACTATTGATTTTAGCTTCTTTGGAGCTAAGCAGGAAAGAACGCCTGGAAGAAACTTCTCTCTTAAGGATTCTTGGCGGAACGAAAGCGTTTTTAGGAAAATATTTTTTAGGGGAAGCTCTCGTACTTTCCCACGCGGCGTTTTTATTGGCATTCGGATTGGTTTGGATAGCTTCTTCTTTACTCTCCAATTTTATTTTCGAAATAGAGAGTACGGTTCCCTGGTTGGAAGTCGCGATAACTTATTTCGCTACCAATCTTTCCGTAGTAGCTATGTATTTTACTACCCTTCGTGGGGAATGGGATCGTAGTCCGACTCTGTATCTCAAAGAAGTCTAG
- a CDS encoding DUF2721 domain-containing protein, translating into MFPSLPGSEILAGMITPAVLISASASLIFSTANRLGRIFDRVNLLKSEIESLVEGKSSYPTERLEYLKSQLKIQRKRAGLIQRSMASLYMATSLFVTSSLSLGIIMAIRSELVWIATVVALLGGVFLFIASALLLYESRYNLRFISGQIDFAEFLEDKIAEKKR; encoded by the coding sequence ATGTTTCCATCTTTACCCGGTTCGGAGATCCTCGCCGGAATGATTACGCCGGCCGTTTTAATTTCCGCAAGCGCTAGTTTAATTTTTTCGACGGCAAATCGTCTAGGAAGAATTTTCGATCGAGTCAATCTGTTAAAATCAGAAATTGAATCGCTCGTTGAAGGAAAATCATCGTACCCAACGGAACGATTGGAATATTTGAAATCGCAACTAAAAATCCAAAGAAAAAGAGCGGGATTAATTCAGCGTTCGATGGCCTCGTTGTATATGGCTACTTCGCTTTTCGTCACTTCAAGTCTAAGCCTTGGAATCATTATGGCGATTCGTTCCGAATTAGTATGGATCGCAACCGTAGTCGCACTTTTAGGCGGAGTATTTTTATTCATAGCGAGTGCGCTCCTTTTATATGAAAGTCGGTATAACTTACGATTTATCAGCGGGCAAATAGATTTTGCCGAGTTTTTGGAGGATAAAATTGCGGAAAAGAAGAGGTGA
- a CDS encoding GNAT family N-acetyltransferase encodes MGTIRYLQGKDFTFEQFRDLYESCSLGKRRPIEDEARFRGMLENADLIWTAWDENLLVGISRSLTDFTYVLYLADLAVRETHQRKGIGKELIRKTKSSIHEKAKIVLMAAPSAIGYYPHLGFKRHPEGWILV; translated from the coding sequence ATGGGAACGATTCGATACTTGCAAGGGAAGGATTTTACCTTCGAACAATTTCGAGACTTATACGAATCCTGCTCTTTGGGAAAGCGCCGACCGATAGAAGACGAAGCAAGATTTCGCGGGATGTTGGAAAATGCCGATCTAATTTGGACTGCCTGGGATGAAAATCTGCTCGTCGGAATCTCGCGCAGTCTAACCGATTTTACTTACGTCTTATATTTGGCGGATCTAGCCGTTCGGGAAACGCATCAGAGAAAAGGGATAGGCAAGGAGCTTATTAGGAAAACGAAATCTTCAATTCACGAAAAGGCCAAAATAGTCCTAATGGCCGCTCCCTCCGCAATCGGTTATTATCCGCATCTCGGATTCAAACGGCATCCGGAGGGGTGGATTTTAGTTTAG
- a CDS encoding YqgE/AlgH family protein, giving the protein MENNLGGKVLISNSSIVTDYFNRTVILMVEQDQAGAFGLVLNKKMEVSLNDVIQGIPESVDGTLPLYSGGPVDPTFVSILHDNPKLKQPGVEVIPGVYLARSFEALVELLESPTKTRFNVYQGYSGWGAGQLEGEMERKSWVVHEPKPEWIFTADPETTWQEALRSKGGLYKYFVEHTKDPLLN; this is encoded by the coding sequence ATGGAAAATAATTTAGGCGGCAAAGTCCTTATCTCGAATTCATCCATCGTAACGGATTATTTTAACCGTACCGTTATTTTGATGGTGGAACAGGATCAAGCCGGTGCGTTCGGTTTGGTTCTGAATAAAAAGATGGAAGTATCACTAAACGATGTAATTCAGGGGATACCGGAAAGCGTCGACGGAACGCTTCCGCTCTATTCAGGCGGTCCGGTAGATCCGACTTTCGTTTCCATTTTGCACGACAATCCGAAATTGAAGCAACCTGGGGTGGAAGTCATTCCCGGAGTTTATTTAGCTAGAAGTTTTGAAGCTTTGGTCGAACTCCTTGAATCTCCCACGAAGACTCGCTTTAACGTTTACCAAGGTTATTCAGGTTGGGGTGCCGGCCAGTTAGAAGGGGAAATGGAGCGAAAATCCTGGGTGGTTCATGAACCTAAGCCAGAATGGATTTTCACTGCCGATCCGGAGACTACCTGGCAGGAAGCTTTACGAAGCAAAGGCGGTTTGTATAAATATTTCGTGGAACACACTAAGGATCCTTTGCTAAACTAA
- a CDS encoding Gfo/Idh/MocA family protein, which translates to MTDRVKIGVIGTGHMGQYHVNVAKTLNDAALVGIYDADTERAKQMAEKHKTSAFSSLDDLIKNVESVIVAVPTFLHHEIAKKALLAGKHVLVEKPIAETLEQAKELVELSTKNELVLLVGHVERFNGAVLELGKIATNPLLIESRRLAPFNPRIKDVGVVLDMMIHDIDIVLNLVKSPVKHLSAVGSKVVSEHEDIAAVILHFENGTIANISASRCTQSKIRTLNVTQQDVYITLDFSDQEIELHRQATSDILLRTGEIKYRQESIVEKIFVHKDNPLKQEQEHFVKCIRKETEPIVYGQSDIQTLEIAYRILKEIHNN; encoded by the coding sequence ATGACTGATAGAGTCAAAATCGGTGTCATCGGCACCGGTCATATGGGCCAGTACCATGTTAATGTGGCTAAGACCTTGAACGACGCCGCACTAGTAGGAATCTACGATGCAGATACCGAACGAGCTAAGCAAATGGCCGAAAAACATAAAACCTCGGCCTTTTCGTCGTTAGATGATCTAATTAAGAATGTGGAATCCGTCATTGTGGCGGTTCCAACCTTCCTTCATCACGAGATTGCAAAGAAAGCTTTACTAGCGGGAAAGCATGTTCTTGTCGAAAAGCCGATCGCCGAAACGTTGGAACAAGCCAAAGAACTCGTCGAATTATCCACAAAGAACGAACTCGTGCTTTTAGTAGGTCACGTCGAACGATTTAACGGGGCGGTATTGGAACTCGGCAAAATCGCGACGAATCCTCTTTTGATCGAGTCGAGAAGGTTAGCGCCTTTTAATCCTCGTATTAAGGATGTGGGGGTAGTATTAGATATGATGATACACGATATCGACATCGTTTTGAATCTAGTCAAATCGCCCGTAAAACATCTCAGCGCCGTCGGATCGAAGGTGGTTTCCGAGCACGAAGACATTGCTGCCGTGATCCTACATTTTGAAAACGGAACGATCGCGAATATTTCCGCAAGTCGTTGCACGCAATCCAAGATTCGGACGCTAAACGTTACTCAGCAGGATGTATATATTACTCTGGATTTCTCCGACCAGGAAATAGAGCTTCATCGCCAAGCTACGTCGGATATTCTATTAAGAACCGGCGAGATAAAATATCGTCAGGAATCCATCGTCGAAAAGATATTCGTTCACAAAGACAATCCGCTCAAACAAGAGCAGGAACATTTTGTGAAATGTATCCGAAAAGAAACCGAGCCTATCGTATATGGTCAATCCGACATACAAACTTTAGAAATCGCCTACCGAATCTTGAAAGAAATTCATAATAATTAA
- the dnaJ gene encoding molecular chaperone DnaJ, with product MSERSYYEILGVSQGATDDEIKAAYRKLAIKYHPDKNKGDKASEEKFKEATEAYEVLRDPKKRQAYDQYGKAGVGAGGPGFGAGAYTDFSDIFGDFGDIFGDFFGGGRPGGGGSRRGGPQRGSDLRYNLEVSLEDAALGREYKIEIPRLETCTDCGGSGANKGSTPSTCPDCGGSGQIRRSQGFFSVATTCGTCRGKGTIISNPCKTCHGQGLVEKRRTINIKIPPGIESGSRLKVSGEGEAGPGGGPHGDLYVVTHIKKHELFERQANDLILNKKISLTQAILGGDIEVPTIDGKKVKMKIPEGTESGQVFRLKGHGIPYLGGYGKGDQHVIVRIEIPKKLTRRQRELIEEFARESGEGLPGSKGKIFSNK from the coding sequence ATGAGTGAAAGAAGTTACTATGAGATACTAGGCGTATCCCAGGGCGCGACCGATGACGAGATTAAAGCTGCCTATCGGAAGTTAGCCATTAAATATCACCCTGATAAAAACAAGGGTGATAAGGCCTCCGAGGAAAAGTTCAAGGAAGCCACTGAAGCATACGAAGTTCTTCGGGACCCGAAAAAACGCCAGGCCTACGATCAGTATGGCAAGGCGGGTGTGGGTGCCGGAGGACCGGGTTTCGGGGCAGGGGCTTATACGGACTTTTCCGATATCTTCGGAGATTTTGGGGATATCTTTGGCGACTTCTTTGGCGGTGGTCGACCGGGCGGCGGCGGTTCTAGACGAGGGGGCCCTCAACGAGGGTCCGACCTTCGATATAATCTAGAGGTTTCTCTAGAAGACGCTGCATTGGGTCGCGAATACAAGATCGAAATTCCTCGTTTGGAAACATGCACCGATTGCGGCGGTTCCGGCGCAAATAAAGGAAGCACCCCTTCCACTTGTCCGGACTGCGGCGGATCGGGACAGATTCGAAGATCCCAGGGTTTCTTTTCCGTTGCAACTACCTGCGGTACTTGTCGCGGTAAAGGCACGATCATTTCCAATCCATGTAAGACCTGTCACGGACAAGGTCTGGTGGAAAAGCGACGCACAATCAATATCAAAATTCCACCCGGTATCGAATCGGGAAGCCGCTTGAAGGTATCGGGAGAAGGCGAGGCTGGTCCTGGTGGAGGACCGCACGGCGATTTGTATGTAGTTACGCATATTAAGAAACACGAATTGTTCGAACGCCAAGCCAACGATTTAATCTTAAATAAAAAAATCAGTCTTACTCAGGCTATTTTAGGCGGAGATATCGAAGTTCCTACCATTGACGGAAAGAAAGTTAAAATGAAGATTCCCGAAGGAACCGAATCCGGCCAAGTATTTAGATTGAAGGGGCATGGAATTCCTTATTTAGGCGGCTATGGTAAAGGCGATCAGCATGTCATCGTTAGAATTGAAATCCCCAAAAAGCTAACAAGACGTCAACGGGAACTCATCGAAGAATTTGCGCGAGAATCAGGTGAAGGACTTCCGGGATCGAAAGGCAAGATCTTCTCCAATAAATAA